In Pyrodictium occultum, the genomic window TAGCCTTTAGATCATTCTTCATGTACTTGTAGGCCTCCATTATCACTATCCGCTTAACCACCTGGAAGTCGTTTATCCCGAACACCTTCTCGCTGAGCTCTACCCTAGCTGTCTTCGCCTCGGCGTCGTAGCTCACTTTCACATCCTCCGGAGTTATAGAGGGTGGCGTGCGCCTCAGTATGAGGTGCTGGAGCTTCTCCTCCGGGCTCCTGAGCACCTTTACTACCTTGACTTTTGCTACTATGGTCTTCCCAGCCAGCGGGTGGTTGAAGTCAACTACCACTCTGCCGCCGGTCACACTCCTTATCACTGCCAACTGGCTGTTAATCTCCACTATCTTCCCCGGCTCGGGGAACACCCCGCTCTTTATGAACTGGCCCTTTGGTATTATCTTTATCTTCTCCGGGTCTCTCTTGCCGAAAGCCTCCTCGGGGGGTATCTCGATCTCCCTCTCCTCACCCTCACTCATCTCCCGGATTGCCTTCTCAAGCCCTGGTATGAGGCGGCCCTCGCCCACTATGACTAGGCGCGGCCCATACCGGTCCTTGGGATCGTATATGCCGGCCTTCCGCGCCTCCTCCTCACTGGTTGTGTCGACTACCCTACCAGTATCCTTGACCCGAAGCGTGTACTCGATGAGCGCGAAGGCCCCATCCTCTAGCGGCATCGCTGCCTTCACACCCCGCTTCTAAGGTACCAGCCAGCGTCCACTATGTTCTCGATATAAATTCTGTCGCGGCGTCTGCGCGACCGCCCCCAGCCGAGTGGCTCCATACGAGCGTTAGCCACGAGGACGGGGTATCGGGAGCACTCTACTCCTGGCATCGGGGTGTAGCGGAGTATCGACTCGGGGAGCACGTCGCGGCCGTAGAGGAAGAGCTTCTCTCCCTTCTCCCCCACAACGGCTAGGCCGCGGCTGGGCCTCAGCCGGTGCCTAGCTAGGAGCGAGCAGAGGCCGAGAAGCGGGATGAGCCTCCCCTGGCGGAGCCTGGCTACATGCACACCCACCGAGGCGAGCGCCCCGCGGGCGGCGTCGGGCAGCCCCGCGAGCGCCGCGGCAAGGGGCCTTGACAGGGCGTAGATGTCCTCTACACCGTTATCCCTTCTCCTGCAGAGCAGCCCCAGGCCCAGATCCTCGAGGCTCCTGGGTACGCCGAGGCAGCTGAGCAGCTTCTCTAGCTCCCCTCTGGCCCTGGGGCTGCAGGCTACCCAGTCTTCACCAGCCTGCATATAGTGAAGCCCTCCGTGCGGTGCCGGTGGGGGAGGAAGCGCCTGCACCTTGAAAGCGAGGGGTCGAGGCGGAGGCCGATGTAGCTAGTCACGCCTGGGTCCCCGGGCACGCGGGGCTCCTCCACCACGAAGTCCCCGCGGGCCTCTAGGAGGGTGTTGACCACGTACTCGTTCTCCTCTACAGCTATGCTGCACGTGGCGTATACCAGTACTCCACCAGGCTCCAGGGCGTCGAGCCCTGCGTCGAGAAGCTGCAGCTGCAGCTCCACCCTGGAGAGTATGTCGCTGAAACTCCTCCTCCACCGGCCCCGGGGGAAGGGGAGGAGGCCCTCGCCGCTGCAGGGAGCGTCGAGGAGTACTGCGTCGAAACGCCCCAGCCCCGGGAGCCGCCTAGCGTCCATGTGGAGTGCTGCCACGTTGAATACCGCCAGCCTGCTCATATTGTTCTTCAATGCTAGCAGCTTCCTTGAATTAATGTCAAGGGCCAGTATAGGGGCCTCGGGGTTGTGCTGGGCTATCTGGCTAGTCTTAACGCCCGCGCCCGCGCACATGTCTGCTATCCTGCCCGCCTCCTCGGGCCGGAGGGCAGGCACCGCCATCATCGAGGCCGGGCCCTGGATAGTGTAGAGGCCTTGCATATATTCGTGGAGCGCACCTATGGAGTAGGGTGTCTCCTCGACGACGAGGCCGTACCATATGTATGGGTGGCGCCTGGTCACGACGCCCTTAGCGGCCAGCCTCTCCTCAAGCTCCTCAACACTGGTGAGCAGAGTGTTAACCCTTATAGTCTTCATCACGTCCTTCTCGCCTATGGAGAGGAGTCTCTCAGCCTCCCCGCCTAGGAGGGCTAGGTAGCGGAGGGCCTGGTGAATGTGGATAAAGCTGTACCTCGACGCCAGCTCCCTCGCCCGGGTCAATAGCTCCTCGTCCCGCTCCAGCCCCCTGAGCAGCGTCTCCAGCCTCTCCAGAGCCCTGCGGTAGACTGTTTTCCCGGCAGCCAGGACCGTGGCACCCCCAGAAGGGATCGAGGAGCCTTAGGGGCGGCCTGGCGCGGATGGAGGCGGGGGCCTTGAAGCGCGGCCTCTTTGTCGGGCGCTTCCAGCCTCCCCATTGGGGCCATATAGAGGTTATAAAGTGGTGCCTCGACCGCGTCGACGAGCTGGTAGTGGTTGTTGGCTCGGCGCAGGAGAGCCACACGCTCCGAAACCCCTTCACCGCCGGGGAGAGGATCGAGATGCTGCGGCTGGGCCTCCGCGACGCGGGGGTCGACGCGTCGCGCATCATGATAATCCCGGTCCCGGACATCGCTATGAACCATGTATGGCCTAGGTACCTGGAGCTGCTCCTCCCGCGCTTCCACGTAGTGTTCACCAGGAACCCGCTCGTGGAGAGGCTCTTCACGGAGTACGGCTACCCGGTAGAGGCCCCGCCCGCCTTCAGCCGCAGGGAGTACAGCGCCACGAGGATACGGGAGCTGATGCTCATGGGCGACGAGTCCTGGAGGATGCTCGTGCCCCCGAGCGTGGCCAGGTTCATAGACGAGGTTAAGGGGGTCGAGAGGCTCACAACCATATCCAGGAGGGACTAGGGCCGCCATGGAGCCGGTTGTAATCGATGGCAGCATGGGGGAGGGGGGCGGCCAGATACTGCGGACCACCCTGGCCCTCTCAGCCCTCCTCGGCAGGCCCGTGAGGATAGTAAACATTAGAGCGAAGAGGCCCCGGCCCGGGCTCCAGCGTCAGCACCTCACCTCCGTGAGGGCCGTGGCAGAGGTCTCCGGGGCGAGGGTTGAGGGGCTCCGGCTGGGCTCTACGGAGCTGACATTCCTGCCAGGGGGGCTCCGGGGCGGCCGCTTCCGCTTCGACATAGGGACGGCTGGGAGCATCACCCTGGTGCTCCAGGCCGTCCTCCCGGTCCTGGCCTACGCGCCTGGGCCGGTCGAGCTCGAGATAAGGGGAGGCACCGACGTGCCCTGGAGCCCCCCTATAGACTATGTCAGGTTCGTGCTGTCCAGGCTCCTGGAGAGGATGGGCTACCGGTTCCGCGTCATCCTGCGGAGAAGGGGCCACTATCCCCGGGGAGGCGGGATAGTCGTGGTGGAGGTGCCGGAGCCCCCGGGGAGGCTCGCTGCGGCGAGGCTCGACCGCGCCGGGGCTGTGAAGGCTTTCGAGGGACTGAGCCACGCCGTCCGGCTACCGAGGCACGTGGCCGAGAGGCAGGCCAGGGCAGCCAAGAAGCTCATAGAGTCGAAGTACCCGGGTGTACCCGTCAGCATCGAGACCGAGTGGTACGAGCCCGGCCGCGACCCACACCTGGGCCCTGGGAGCGGGATAGTGGTCTGGGCGTATACGGAGAACAGCGTACTGGGAGGCGACTCTCTGGGAGCTAAGGGCAAGCCCGCGGAGAAGGTCGGCGGAGAAGCCGCGGAGAAGCTTCTCGAGGACCTATCCACCGGCATGGCGCTGGACCGGCACGCCTCTGACATGCTCATACCCTACGCAGCGCTGGCCTGTGGCGAGTCCATGCTAGGCGGCGCGAGGCTCACCATGCACGCCTGGACAAACATAGAGGTCGTGAAGCGCCTGATTCCCGAGGCCCGCATGGAGCTAATGGAGGGGGGAGAGCTGGAGAAGCCCTTCCTCCTCCGAGTCGGTGGGATATGCTACCAGCGCAGGGGCTAGCCGCCGAAGAGCCAGGGCGTCTTCGCCCGGAGGCAGCGCTGCACGACGTCGAGCAGCTCGCCGAGGCCCTCCCCGGTAACGGCTGAGATGAACAAGGGCCGGGGGGAGCAGAGGCTCGCGGACCCGATTCCTTGAAGCGCGCCCGAGACCGTGTCCAGGGTCTCCTCCAGCCACTCTCTAGGCGTGGCATCCACCTTGTTCACCGCTACCAGGAGGCCCGCGCCCCGGCCCTCCACTATGCCATGGTATATCTCCCTGAGGAGCTTCATCTGGCTCTCGGTGTCCTGCACCTTCTCGGGCGACGGGTCTACTAGGAAGAGCACTATGTCCGGGAGCGACTTGAGGGCGGCATAGGCCTTCCTCTCTATCTCGTTGTGCTGCTCCACCGGCCTCTCAAGTATGCCGGGGGTATCAACCATGTAGAAGTAGATGCTTCCCACACGAGCCTTCCCGACTATAACCGTCTTGGTGGTAAACGGGTAGGCCGCCACCTCCGGCTCCGCTGTCGAGAGGCGGCGGACAAGGGTGGACTTGCCAGCGCTGGGTATCCCCGCCACAACCACTATCGGGAGGCCCTCGGAGACCACGTGGGTGCGCAGCAGCTCCCTCCTCACTCTCTCGAGGACCTCGAGCCTCCTCCTCAGCCTCCTGACCACGGAGAGGATGCGGCCGCTCCCCTCCCTCCTCAGCTGGGCCGCCTCCCGGGCGTCCTGGGAGGAGGCTATGAGGAGGCGGTACTGGTTCCAGAACTCCCTTATCACGCGGAGCGCCCTGCGCACAGCCTTCAGTGCTTCGTCATACTCATCCCCGACGAAGCTGAGCACCAGGGCCCGGTGGAACTCGCTCATCTCCCTGGTCGAGGGAAGGCGGGCCACCTGCACGAGGCGGGAGTAGGATACGTTGAACACCACCTCGAGCCTGCGCAGCTCCAGCTCTATCCTGCCCCGCAGCCCCCGGCGCCGCGGCTTGACACGCCGGTACCTCTCCCCCACAATCCTCACTATCTCCTCTGAGCTGTATACATGGGTCTCCCTGAGCCTCCTAACGGTCTCCACTAGCCGCTGCATCTCCCGGTGGCGGCGTAGCCACGGTAGCTCCTCCGGCTCCAGTGTTGACGCCACTAGGACCCCCACGGGGAGCCTAGGCTCCCCCGGGCCCCTTATCAAGAAGGAGGCCTTGAACGGGAAGAGGGCACTGCAGGGAGGGGTCCCTATCATATCTGGTATCTGGATAGGAGCAGCGGTGACCGCCCCGGAGTGCTAGAGCCTCCTCCGGTCGATCACCCTCTTGGCCTTGCCGCCCTCCTGGCGCGGCAGCTCGCCGGGGTCCAGTACCCGCACCCTCGGGTTTATCATGAGGACCTCGTGTAGCCTGTACTGCAGCTCCGAGGCCAGCCGCTGCTTCTCCTCCTCGCTCATCTTCCTGGCAGCCTCCACGAACACGTACATCCTGTCCAGGTTGCCCTCGCGCTCAACCACTATCTGGTAGTGGTGGTTCACCCGGGGCTCGCTGAGAAGCACCTCCTCCACCGCAGAGGGGAACACGTTCACACCATTAATCACAAGCATGTCGTCCGCCCTGCCCACTATCCTGCCTATACGCCTCATAGTCCTTCCACAGTCGCAGCTCCTGCTGTCATAGATGAAGGTTATGTCATTGGTCCAGTAGCGGAGGAGAGGCATGGCATCGTGTGTGAGCGGGGTTACGACCAGCACACCCTTCTCCTCCGGCTCCACCGGCTCGCCGGTCTTCGGGTCCACGACCTCCACCAGGTAGTGGTCCTCCCAGACGTGGAGCCCGTCGTGAAGGTGGCACTCCATGGCTGTGCCGGGGCCGTAGAGCTCGCTCATACCATAGATATCGTAGCTGTCCATGTCCCACAGCTTGTTTATCCTCCTCCTAAGCTCCTCGCTCCACATCTCGGCGCCGAAGACCCCCGTCCTGGCCTTGGTGTCGCGGGCCGGGTCGACACCCATCTCGAGGGCTACCTCGGCGAGGCGGAGAGCGTAGTTGGGCACCGCCGCTAGAACCGTGGCGCCGAGGTCCCTTATCATCATCACGTGGCGCTGTGTGAACCCCGTGCCCGCCGGCACCGCTAGGGCTCCGAGCCTCTGGGCCCCATAGTGGAAGCCGAGGCCTCCGGTGAACCAGTGGTAGCCAAGCGCTATGTACACTATGTCCTCCCTCGTCACGCCTGCCGCTGCCAGGCTGCGGGCCATGAGCTCGGCCCAGTTGTCGAGGTCCCTCCTAGTGTAGCCCACAACGGTCGGCTTGCCCGTGGTGCCGCTGCTGGCATGCACCTCTAGGATCTCGCTGAGGGGGACTGCGAAGAGCCCGTAGGGGTAGTTCTCCCGCAGGTCGTTCTTCACTGTGAAGGGGAGCTTTCTCACGTCCTCCAGGCTCTTCACGTCCTCGGGGCGTACACCCGCCTCCCTCAGCTTCTTGCGGTAGAACGGCACGTTCTCGTAGGCCCTCTTCACGGTCTCCCGCAGCCGCTGGAGCTGGATCTTCTCTATCTCCTCCCGGCTGGCCCTCTCTATGGGATGCAGGATCCTCGGCTTCCCAGCCACCGCGACCACCGGGGCTCCTAGGCCGAGTGCTGGGGGGCTCCAGCCTAAATGCTTGCCCCCTGGAAGCCCACCGCTAAAACTTTTAGCACTGCAGCCCGGCCCCTGGAGGCGTGGGGGCCGGGCCATGGCGTTGCTTCTGGCAGCCCTCATAGCCGGGTTTGCAGCCGTCATAGCCGGGTTTGCGTACAGCCTCT contains:
- a CDS encoding phenylacetate--CoA ligase family protein — encoded protein: MVAVAGKPRILHPIERASREEIEKIQLQRLRETVKRAYENVPFYRKKLREAGVRPEDVKSLEDVRKLPFTVKNDLRENYPYGLFAVPLSEILEVHASSGTTGKPTVVGYTRRDLDNWAELMARSLAAAGVTREDIVYIALGYHWFTGGLGFHYGAQRLGALAVPAGTGFTQRHVMMIRDLGATVLAAVPNYALRLAEVALEMGVDPARDTKARTGVFGAEMWSEELRRRINKLWDMDSYDIYGMSELYGPGTAMECHLHDGLHVWEDHYLVEVVDPKTGEPVEPEEKGVLVVTPLTHDAMPLLRYWTNDITFIYDSRSCDCGRTMRRIGRIVGRADDMLVINGVNVFPSAVEEVLLSEPRVNHHYQIVVEREGNLDRMYVFVEAARKMSEEEKQRLASELQYRLHEVLMINPRVRVLDPGELPRQEGGKAKRVIDRRRL
- a CDS encoding FKBP-type peptidyl-prolyl cis-trans isomerase — translated: MPLEDGAFALIEYTLRVKDTGRVVDTTSEEEARKAGIYDPKDRYGPRLVIVGEGRLIPGLEKAIREMSEGEEREIEIPPEEAFGKRDPEKIKIIPKGQFIKSGVFPEPGKIVEINSQLAVIRSVTGGRVVVDFNHPLAGKTIVAKVKVVKVLRSPEEKLQHLILRRTPPSITPEDVKVSYDAEAKTARVELSEKVFGINDFQVVKRIVIMEAYKYMKNDLKAIEFVERMRFPEEEREAGEKEGTTAGRQGQEAGGEAGSEKPGKEAGGEQKEQKE
- a CDS encoding nicotinamide-nucleotide adenylyltransferase; its protein translation is MKRGLFVGRFQPPHWGHIEVIKWCLDRVDELVVVVGSAQESHTLRNPFTAGERIEMLRLGLRDAGVDASRIMIIPVPDIAMNHVWPRYLELLLPRFHVVFTRNPLVERLFTEYGYPVEAPPAFSRREYSATRIRELMLMGDESWRMLVPPSVARFIDEVKGVERLTTISRRD
- a CDS encoding RsmB/NOP family class I SAM-dependent RNA methyltransferase: MTRARELASRYSFIHIHQALRYLALLGGEAERLLSIGEKDVMKTIRVNTLLTSVEELEERLAAKGVVTRRHPYIWYGLVVEETPYSIGALHEYMQGLYTIQGPASMMAVPALRPEEAGRIADMCAGAGVKTSQIAQHNPEAPILALDINSRKLLALKNNMSRLAVFNVAALHMDARRLPGLGRFDAVLLDAPCSGEGLLPFPRGRWRRSFSDILSRVELQLQLLDAGLDALEPGGVLVYATCSIAVEENEYVVNTLLEARGDFVVEEPRVPGDPGVTSYIGLRLDPSLSRCRRFLPHRHRTEGFTICRLVKTG
- the rtcA gene encoding RNA 3'-terminal phosphate cyclase — protein: MEPVVIDGSMGEGGGQILRTTLALSALLGRPVRIVNIRAKRPRPGLQRQHLTSVRAVAEVSGARVEGLRLGSTELTFLPGGLRGGRFRFDIGTAGSITLVLQAVLPVLAYAPGPVELEIRGGTDVPWSPPIDYVRFVLSRLLERMGYRFRVILRRRGHYPRGGGIVVVEVPEPPGRLAAARLDRAGAVKAFEGLSHAVRLPRHVAERQARAAKKLIESKYPGVPVSIETEWYEPGRDPHLGPGSGIVVWAYTENSVLGGDSLGAKGKPAEKVGGEAAEKLLEDLSTGMALDRHASDMLIPYAALACGESMLGGARLTMHAWTNIEVVKRLIPEARMELMEGGELEKPFLLRVGGICYQRRG
- a CDS encoding NOG1 family protein, with the protein product MIRGPGEPRLPVGVLVASTLEPEELPWLRRHREMQRLVETVRRLRETHVYSSEEIVRIVGERYRRVKPRRRGLRGRIELELRRLEVVFNVSYSRLVQVARLPSTREMSEFHRALVLSFVGDEYDEALKAVRRALRVIREFWNQYRLLIASSQDAREAAQLRREGSGRILSVVRRLRRRLEVLERVRRELLRTHVVSEGLPIVVVAGIPSAGKSTLVRRLSTAEPEVAAYPFTTKTVIVGKARVGSIYFYMVDTPGILERPVEQHNEIERKAYAALKSLPDIVLFLVDPSPEKVQDTESQMKLLREIYHGIVEGRGAGLLVAVNKVDATPREWLEETLDTVSGALQGIGSASLCSPRPLFISAVTGEGLGELLDVVQRCLRAKTPWLFGG